A single Symbiobacterium thermophilum IAM 14863 DNA region contains:
- a CDS encoding glycoside hydrolase family 1 protein, producing the protein MSGVPFLFPDQFLFGGAIAANQAEGAFDKDGKGLSIADVHPYVPVKSRDDRKEDATVKDSRDALRIVPGLHYPKQRGIDFYYTFRQDLALMKECGLQCFRTSFNWARIFPRGDERTPNEAGLAYYDQLIDAIIENGMEPVMTISHYEMPLALCLEYGGWYNRKLVDFYARFCEVLFERYHSKVKYWITFNQINLTTFNSLGILGEDHAHMLEATYQAVHHQFLAQAHAKRISRRYPGLMVGTMLSDKIAHPATCKPEDVLFSYRKNQMQYFFGDVAMRGSYPGYALRFFRDHGIRIAMEPGDLDLLAQHRMDFLSFSYYYTKINDAARDSWDPSDKSVNPYLPQSEWGWEIDPLGLRTALNQYYDRYQCPLFIVENGLGARDAVEADGRVHDSYRIAYIAEHLRQVAEAIRDGVDVMGYCLWSPIDIVSCSSAEMEKRYGLIYVDLDNLGRGTGQRIRKDSFFWYRDVIASRGRTLYEG; encoded by the coding sequence ATGAGCGGCGTCCCCTTTCTCTTTCCCGACCAGTTCCTGTTCGGCGGGGCCATCGCGGCGAACCAGGCCGAGGGCGCTTTTGACAAGGATGGCAAGGGCCTGTCCATCGCCGACGTCCACCCCTACGTTCCGGTCAAGTCCCGGGATGACCGCAAAGAAGATGCCACGGTGAAGGACAGCCGGGATGCGCTGCGGATCGTGCCCGGCCTCCACTACCCCAAGCAGCGGGGGATCGACTTCTACTATACGTTTCGCCAGGACCTCGCCCTGATGAAGGAATGCGGGCTCCAGTGCTTCCGGACGTCGTTCAACTGGGCGCGCATCTTCCCCCGGGGCGACGAGCGTACGCCCAACGAGGCCGGTCTGGCCTATTACGACCAGCTGATCGACGCCATCATCGAGAACGGCATGGAGCCCGTCATGACGATCTCGCACTACGAGATGCCGCTCGCGCTCTGCCTGGAGTACGGCGGCTGGTACAACCGCAAGCTGGTCGACTTCTACGCACGGTTCTGCGAGGTGCTCTTTGAGCGCTACCACAGCAAAGTCAAGTACTGGATCACCTTCAACCAGATCAACCTGACCACGTTCAACTCCCTGGGCATCCTCGGAGAAGACCACGCCCACATGCTGGAGGCGACCTACCAGGCGGTTCACCACCAGTTCCTGGCCCAGGCGCACGCCAAGCGGATCAGCCGGCGCTATCCCGGCCTGATGGTCGGCACGATGCTCAGCGACAAGATCGCGCACCCGGCGACCTGCAAGCCGGAGGATGTGCTCTTCAGCTACCGCAAGAACCAGATGCAGTACTTCTTCGGGGACGTGGCGATGCGTGGGTCTTACCCGGGTTATGCGCTCCGGTTCTTCCGGGATCACGGCATCCGGATCGCCATGGAACCGGGAGACCTGGACCTCCTTGCGCAGCACAGGATGGACTTCCTCAGCTTCAGCTACTACTACACGAAGATCAACGACGCCGCAAGGGACTCCTGGGACCCGAGCGACAAATCCGTGAACCCGTACCTCCCCCAGAGCGAGTGGGGGTGGGAGATCGATCCCCTGGGGCTGCGCACCGCGCTCAACCAGTATTACGACCGCTACCAGTGCCCGCTCTTCATCGTCGAGAACGGGCTCGGGGCCCGGGATGCGGTGGAAGCAGACGGGCGCGTTCACGATTCGTACCGCATCGCGTACATCGCAGAGCATCTCCGGCAGGTGGCCGAAGCCATCCGGGACGGCGTGGACGTGATGGGGTACTGCCTCTGGTCCCCGATCGACATCGTCAGCTGCTCCTCTGCCGAGATGGAAAAGCGGTATGGCTTGATCTACGTGGACCTGGACAACCTGGGCAGGGGAACGGGGCAGCGCATCAGGAAGGACAGCTTCTTCTGGTACCGGGACGTGATCGCCTCGCGCGGGCGGACGTTATACGAGGGCTAG
- a CDS encoding HPr family phosphocarrier protein, with protein MQQFTHTIRDELGLHARPAALLVRLSTQYKSRITLTKGEKVADAKGIFAVMTLGVKCGDTLTVTVEGEDELEAAEALREFFQRQL; from the coding sequence ATGCAACAGTTTACCCACACAATTCGCGACGAGCTTGGTCTCCATGCCCGTCCGGCCGCCCTGCTGGTTCGTCTCAGCACGCAGTACAAGTCCAGGATTACGCTCACAAAGGGCGAAAAGGTGGCGGACGCGAAGGGGATCTTTGCCGTCATGACGCTGGGCGTCAAGTGCGGGGACACCCTGACGGTGACCGTGGAGGGCGAGGACGAGCTTGAGGCGGCGGAGGCCCTCCGGGAGTTCTTCCAGCGGCAGCTGTGA
- a CDS encoding PTS lactose/cellobiose transporter subunit IIA, whose translation MENLEQLNLIAMRIILDAGDARDFVTKAFEAMGQRDFESADEHLRAAFEKLKSAHRQQTEVIQHEVAAGSLPPSLLFNHAQDTLMVVGSELNLARSLLAIFINIDRRLAQLEAGR comes from the coding sequence ATGGAGAACCTGGAACAGCTCAACCTCATTGCGATGCGCATCATCCTCGACGCCGGCGACGCCCGGGACTTCGTCACCAAGGCCTTCGAGGCCATGGGGCAGCGGGACTTCGAGTCTGCGGACGAGCACCTGCGTGCGGCTTTCGAGAAGCTGAAGTCGGCTCACCGTCAGCAGACGGAGGTCATCCAGCACGAAGTGGCTGCCGGGTCGTTGCCGCCGTCACTGCTGTTTAACCATGCTCAGGACACGTTGATGGTGGTCGGTTCGGAACTGAACCTCGCGCGCAGTCTGCTGGCCATCTTCATCAACATCGACCGGCGGCTGGCGCAGCTGGAGGCAGGCCGATGA
- a CDS encoding S9 family peptidase: protein MSASKRRLIPEDLYRFVTVSDPQISPDGEVVAFVRTHIDPESKEPRSRIWMAPAAGGEPVPFTQGPKNDTSPRWSPDGRTLAFVSDRGGDRQIWLIDRHGGEARQLTQMRHGAGDPVWSPDGRYIAFTSAVGPEDRRELLTRAKTDADKKAEEKKAKDEARTFTIMRWRSDAAGIRPERWQQIWVVPVPRHGEPMPKPVQVTWGNYDHGGATWSPDGRYIAFGANRTEDESLRLRDIFITPVPGEDSPAARASVAPPEPGAAEPGEEEAKALAEQLRKAAEEAEAAFRPRNVTGGIGAFRAARFSPDGKTLAAIGHQNEYQNATLPRIYLYPVEGGEPRILDHRDLEIGNSVGADVRPAGPGVEVTWSPDGGRICVPVVHRGACAVYTFPVSGDPPQLLVGGEREIYGGTFDRSGRRLAFAAGSISEIGDIYVHDLTTGEERRLTAVNAALFAEIEWPEVEELNFKARDGWDLHGWVMKPVGFEEGKKYPLVLEIHGGPHTCYGHAFYQEMQLLAAAGYGVLFINPRGSTGYGQAFVDAVRGDYGNRDYHDLMDAVDHALTFGWVDEKRLAVTGGSYGGFMTNWIVTQTDRFAAAITHRSISNWVSFSGTPDFGPFFNQIQHKVEDPWSPEGVQALWRISPLAYVKNVKTPICIMHSEFDYRCPIEQAEQFYMAIKFYGQAPTELVRHPRSNHDLTRQGPPVLRVDRFHKILRWFGKYCPPNEG, encoded by the coding sequence TTGTCAGCATCGAAGCGCCGCCTGATTCCCGAAGACCTGTACAGATTCGTGACCGTGAGCGACCCGCAGATCTCGCCCGACGGCGAGGTCGTCGCCTTCGTGCGTACGCACATCGACCCGGAGTCGAAGGAGCCGCGCTCCCGCATCTGGATGGCGCCGGCGGCAGGGGGCGAACCCGTGCCCTTCACCCAGGGGCCGAAGAACGACACGTCGCCCCGCTGGTCCCCCGACGGCCGCACCCTGGCCTTCGTGTCCGACCGGGGAGGCGATCGCCAGATCTGGCTGATCGACCGGCACGGCGGCGAGGCCCGGCAGCTTACCCAGATGCGCCACGGGGCGGGCGATCCGGTCTGGTCGCCCGACGGCCGGTACATCGCCTTCACCTCCGCCGTGGGGCCGGAGGACCGGCGGGAGCTGCTGACCCGGGCCAAGACCGACGCCGACAAGAAGGCCGAGGAGAAGAAGGCGAAGGACGAGGCCCGCACCTTCACCATCATGCGCTGGCGCAGCGACGCAGCCGGCATCCGGCCCGAGCGCTGGCAGCAGATCTGGGTGGTGCCGGTGCCTCGCCACGGGGAGCCCATGCCCAAGCCGGTCCAGGTGACCTGGGGCAACTACGACCACGGCGGCGCCACCTGGTCGCCGGACGGCCGGTACATCGCCTTCGGCGCCAACCGGACCGAGGACGAGTCCCTCCGCCTCCGCGACATCTTCATCACCCCGGTGCCGGGCGAGGATTCCCCCGCGGCCCGGGCCTCCGTGGCCCCGCCCGAACCCGGGGCGGCCGAGCCCGGCGAGGAGGAGGCGAAGGCGCTGGCGGAGCAGCTGCGGAAGGCCGCCGAGGAGGCGGAGGCCGCCTTCCGGCCGCGGAACGTCACCGGCGGCATCGGCGCCTTCCGCGCCGCCCGGTTCTCGCCGGACGGGAAGACCCTGGCGGCGATCGGCCACCAGAATGAGTACCAGAACGCCACCCTGCCCAGGATCTACCTCTACCCGGTGGAGGGCGGGGAGCCCCGGATCCTGGACCACCGGGACCTGGAGATCGGCAACAGCGTGGGCGCCGACGTCCGTCCGGCCGGCCCGGGCGTGGAGGTCACCTGGTCGCCGGACGGCGGCCGGATCTGCGTGCCGGTGGTGCACCGCGGGGCCTGCGCGGTCTACACCTTCCCGGTCAGCGGCGACCCGCCGCAGCTCCTGGTGGGCGGCGAGCGGGAGATCTACGGCGGCACCTTCGACCGCAGCGGCCGCCGGCTGGCCTTCGCAGCCGGGTCGATCTCCGAGATCGGCGACATTTACGTCCACGACCTCACCACGGGGGAGGAGCGGCGGCTCACGGCGGTGAACGCGGCGCTCTTCGCGGAGATCGAGTGGCCGGAGGTCGAGGAGCTCAACTTCAAGGCCCGGGACGGCTGGGACCTGCACGGCTGGGTGATGAAGCCGGTGGGCTTTGAGGAGGGGAAGAAGTACCCGCTGGTGCTGGAGATTCACGGCGGCCCGCACACCTGCTACGGCCACGCCTTCTACCAGGAGATGCAGCTGCTCGCCGCGGCCGGCTACGGCGTGCTCTTCATCAACCCCCGGGGCTCCACCGGCTACGGGCAGGCGTTCGTGGATGCGGTTCGGGGCGACTACGGCAACCGGGACTACCATGACCTGATGGACGCGGTGGACCACGCGCTCACCTTCGGCTGGGTGGACGAGAAGCGGCTGGCGGTCACCGGCGGCTCCTACGGCGGCTTCATGACCAACTGGATCGTGACCCAGACGGACCGGTTCGCCGCGGCCATCACCCACCGCTCGATCTCCAACTGGGTCTCCTTCAGCGGTACCCCCGACTTCGGGCCGTTCTTCAACCAGATCCAGCACAAGGTGGAGGACCCCTGGTCCCCCGAGGGCGTGCAGGCGCTCTGGCGGATTTCGCCGCTGGCCTACGTGAAGAACGTGAAGACGCCCATCTGCATCATGCACTCGGAGTTCGACTACCGCTGCCCCATCGAGCAGGCTGAGCAGTTCTACATGGCGATCAAGTTTTACGGGCAGGCGCCCACCGAGCTGGTGCGCCACCCCCGGTCCAACCACGACCTGACCCGGCAGGGGCCGCCCGTCCTGCGGGTCGACCGGTTCCATAAGATCCTGCGCTGGTTCGGGAAGTACTGTCCGCCCAACGAGGGGTAG
- a CDS encoding NADPH-dependent FMN reductase — MVRIGIIIGSTRPGRNGEAVARWVYEHARKRTDAEFELVDLKDFNLPVYDEPVPPSYGKNYQHEHTRRWSAKIDSFDGFIFVTPEYNHATSGALKNAIDYLYLEWNNKAAGLVGYGSLGGARAIENLRAILSEVQIAHVRQQVSFSLFTDFEDFKVFKPNEEVHLPALNVMLDQLIAWSAALKRVRQEAAAAGS; from the coding sequence GTGGTCAGAATCGGGATCATCATCGGCAGCACCCGGCCCGGTCGCAACGGGGAGGCCGTGGCCCGCTGGGTTTACGAGCACGCTCGGAAGCGGACCGACGCCGAGTTTGAACTGGTGGACCTGAAGGACTTCAACCTGCCCGTGTACGACGAGCCGGTGCCGCCGTCGTACGGGAAGAACTACCAGCACGAGCACACCCGGCGCTGGTCGGCGAAGATCGACTCCTTTGACGGCTTCATCTTCGTGACGCCGGAGTACAACCACGCCACCTCCGGCGCCCTGAAGAACGCCATCGACTACCTCTACCTGGAGTGGAACAACAAGGCCGCAGGCCTGGTGGGTTACGGCAGCCTGGGCGGCGCGCGGGCGATCGAGAACCTGCGCGCCATCCTGTCCGAGGTGCAGATCGCCCACGTGCGGCAGCAGGTGTCGTTCTCCCTCTTTACCGACTTCGAGGACTTCAAGGTGTTCAAGCCCAACGAAGAGGTGCACCTTCCGGCCCTGAACGTCATGCTGGACCAGCTGATCGCCTGGAGCGCCGCCCTGAAGCGGGTGCGCCAGGAGGCCGCCGCGGCCGGATCGTAG